One Aphidius gifuensis isolate YNYX2018 linkage group LG5, ASM1490517v1, whole genome shotgun sequence genomic region harbors:
- the LOC122858375 gene encoding band 4.1-like protein 4 isoform X1: MVVDWLCPGLRPTGRRRPRILHCKVILLDEHELLQDVMNSNLGQELIDRVFRHLNLLETAYFGLRYLDHENQTQWLDPSKKIGKQLKTRKHDSSNDSFTLYFGVKFYAADPCKLIEEITRYQFFLQIKQDIVQGRLPVTFDLAAELGAYVVQSELGDYDPRRHSIGYVSEFRFLANQTAELESRIVELHKTLVGQLPSAAELNYLDKVKWLEMYGVDLHPVLVIKISLIYYKKNKKKNNLNKPQFNHFNYLKILFKIILQGEDNVEYYLGLTPSGIILLRNKTKVGNYYWPRINKMYYKGRYFMLRVSEKNSEERTHGFETPSRGACHHLWKCCQEHQGFFRLMATGPPPLSPYSRFRSCSPTPSDKHNHNSIRRNPQPRFNRAPSRRAQRRVVEGQEMIGTYIETPINERNITTNNIQSHSQRQINNPSPRSTRSAPWTQNQPRGLYTSSSPRSVRSAGTAPVLLNRLHRRSSSVESQSSGDSHSRTGHRRRSHSHSHRRHSRHSDCESELSRASDSRSGHRKHRRKHRSSRNSRNSNSRHELVDSEPQWREAQKRRNEGLQKAVVVSHTEPRRRHRSRHRSPSQKLPDELKRHLEFSLVDTSGMSEQQRREISYKVIQTQSKLQNHHQADNNHGNDIDLSPPRIVDCSRALGTIERRDRRLRQSRDDIYDTSSMRNSHYTEFKYPDMRNIYSRAESVRSSRIVVGNNADSGFGESTPQDISSCCSSSADSSRPTRIMQMKIGDYKHDYLTNQELPNDQTLDVVLQPIISTLTRRPRKF, from the exons atGGTGGTCGACTGGCTGTGTCCTGGATTGAGGCCCACTGGTAGAAGAAGACCTCGAATACTTCATTGCAAGGTCATACTTCTTGACGAGCATGAATTACTCCAAGATGTAATg aaTTCAAACCTGGGACAGGAACTCATCGATCGAGTATTtagacatttaaatttacttgaaacaGCTTATTTTGGTCTACGATATTTAGATCATGAAAATCAaacg caatGGCTTGatccaagtaaaaaaattggtaaacaattaaaaacacgTAAACATGATTCATCAAATGATTCATTTACACTTTATTTTGGTGTAAAATTTTATGCAGCAGACCCCTGCAAACTCATCGAGGAAATCACaag atatcaattttttcttcaaattaaaCAAGATATTGTACAGGGAAGACTTCCGGTAACATTTGATCTTGCTGCTGAATTAGGAGCCTACGTTGTACAAT ctgAACTTGGTGATTATGATCCAAGAAGACACTCAATCGGCTATGTAAGTGAATTTCGTTTTCTCGCAAATCAAACAGCAGAACTTGAATCGAGAATAGTAGAACTTCACAAAACTCTTGT tGGCCAATTACCATCAGCAgctgaattaaattatttggatAAAGTTAAATGGCTCGAAATGTATGGAGTCGATCTCCATCCAGTTTTGGTAATTAAAATTAgcttaatttattacaaaaaaaataaaaaaaaaaataatttaaataaaccgcaatttaatcattttaattatttaaaaatattatttaaaattattctgcaGGGGGAGGACAACGTCGAGTATTATTTGGGTCTGACACCAAGTGGCATAATTTTACTtcgaaataaaacaaaagttgGAAATTACTATTGGCCacgtattaataaaatgtactacaag GGTAGATATTTCATGCTTCGTGtgagtgaaaaaaattctgaagAACGTACACACGGTTTTGAAACACCATCACGTGGTGCATGTCATCATTTATGGAAATGTTGTCAAGAACATCAAggtttttttcgtttaatggCAACTGGACCACCACCATTAAGTCCATATTCACGTTTTCGTTCATGTAGTCCAACTCCATCAGATAAACATAATCATAATTCAATACGTCGTAATCCACAACCAAGATTTAATCGTGCACCAAGTCGTCGTGCACAAAGAAGAGTTGTTGAGGGTCAAGAAATGATTGGTACATATATTGAAACACCAATTAATGAACGTaatattacaacaaataatatacaatcaCATTCACAAAGACAAATTAATAATCCAAGTCCAAGAAGTACAAGAAGTGCACCATGGACACAAAATCAACCAAGAGGTCTTTATACATCATCAAGTCCACGTTCTGTTCGTTCTGCTGGAACAGCACCAGTT ttGTTGAATCGTCTTCATAGAAGAAGTAGCTCTGTTGAGAGTCAAAGTTCTGGTGATAGTCATAGTCGTACTGGTCATAGACGTAGAAGTCACAGTCACAGTCATCGAAGACACAGTCGTCATTCTGATTGTGAATCTGAATTATCAAGAGCATCAGATAGCAGATCCGGTCATCGTAAACATCGTAGAAAACACAGAAGTTCTCGTAATTCAAG aaattcAAATTCAAGACATGAACTTGTTGACTCAGAGCCACAATGGAGAGAAGCACAAAAACGTAGAAATGAAGGACTACAAAAAGCTGTTGTt gtaAGTCATACTGAGCCAAGAAGAAGACACAGAAGTAGACACAGATCACCATCACAAAAATTACCAGATGAATTAAAAAg acATCTTGAATTTAGTCTTGTTGATACAAGTGGAATGAGTGAACAACAACGTCGTGAAATATCATACAAAGTTATACAAACacaatcaaaattacaaaatcatcatcaagctgataataatcatggaaatgatattgatttatcaCCACCTAG gaTTGTCGATTGTAGCAGAGCACTTGGAACAATTGAAAGAAGAGACAGAAGATTACGTCAAAGTCGTGATGATATTTATGATACAAGCAGTATGAGAAACAGTCATTATACAGAATTCAAGTATCCTGATATGAGAAATATATACTCAAGAGCTGAGTCAGTACGTAGCAGTAGAATTGTCGTAGGAAATAATGCTGATAGTGGATTTGGTGAAAGTACACCACAGGATATATCATCATGTTGTTCAAGTTCTGCTGATAGTTCCAGGCCAACAAGAATA atgcaAATGAAAATTGGCGATTATAAACATGATTATTTGACAAATCAAGAATTGCCAAATGATCAAACACTGGATGTTGTTCTTCAACCAATAATAtc AACTTTAACAAGACGACCaaggaaattttaa
- the LOC122858374 gene encoding signal recognition particle 9 kDa protein, with protein MTYMNTWEEFEQGAERLYLQDPLNARYSMKYCHNKGLLCLKLTDNKTCLQYKTEISQDLKKMEKFIGNLMRHMASKDN; from the exons atgacataCATGAATACATGGGAAGAGTTTGAGCAAGGAGCAGAGAGGTTATATCTTCAAGATCCACtaaat gctcgttattcaatgaaatattgtCACAACAAAGGTTTACTGTGTCTAAAATTAACTGACAATAAAACG TGTTTACAATACAAAACAGAAATTTCTCAGGATTTAAAAAAGATGGAAAAATTCATTGGAAATCTCATGAGGCATATGGCATCAAAggacaattaa
- the LOC122858375 gene encoding band 4.1-like protein 4 isoform X2: protein MVVDWLCPGLRPTGRRRPRILHCKVILLDEHELLQDVMNSNLGQELIDRVFRHLNLLETAYFGLRYLDHENQTQWLDPSKKIGKQLKTRKHDSSNDSFTLYFGVKFYAADPCKLIEEITRYQFFLQIKQDIVQGRLPVTFDLAAELGAYVVQSELGDYDPRRHSIGYVSEFRFLANQTAELESRIVELHKTLVGQLPSAAELNYLDKVKWLEMYGVDLHPVLGEDNVEYYLGLTPSGIILLRNKTKVGNYYWPRINKMYYKGRYFMLRVSEKNSEERTHGFETPSRGACHHLWKCCQEHQGFFRLMATGPPPLSPYSRFRSCSPTPSDKHNHNSIRRNPQPRFNRAPSRRAQRRVVEGQEMIGTYIETPINERNITTNNIQSHSQRQINNPSPRSTRSAPWTQNQPRGLYTSSSPRSVRSAGTAPVLLNRLHRRSSSVESQSSGDSHSRTGHRRRSHSHSHRRHSRHSDCESELSRASDSRSGHRKHRRKHRSSRNSRNSNSRHELVDSEPQWREAQKRRNEGLQKAVVVSHTEPRRRHRSRHRSPSQKLPDELKRHLEFSLVDTSGMSEQQRREISYKVIQTQSKLQNHHQADNNHGNDIDLSPPRIVDCSRALGTIERRDRRLRQSRDDIYDTSSMRNSHYTEFKYPDMRNIYSRAESVRSSRIVVGNNADSGFGESTPQDISSCCSSSADSSRPTRIMQMKIGDYKHDYLTNQELPNDQTLDVVLQPIISTLTRRPRKF, encoded by the exons atGGTGGTCGACTGGCTGTGTCCTGGATTGAGGCCCACTGGTAGAAGAAGACCTCGAATACTTCATTGCAAGGTCATACTTCTTGACGAGCATGAATTACTCCAAGATGTAATg aaTTCAAACCTGGGACAGGAACTCATCGATCGAGTATTtagacatttaaatttacttgaaacaGCTTATTTTGGTCTACGATATTTAGATCATGAAAATCAaacg caatGGCTTGatccaagtaaaaaaattggtaaacaattaaaaacacgTAAACATGATTCATCAAATGATTCATTTACACTTTATTTTGGTGTAAAATTTTATGCAGCAGACCCCTGCAAACTCATCGAGGAAATCACaag atatcaattttttcttcaaattaaaCAAGATATTGTACAGGGAAGACTTCCGGTAACATTTGATCTTGCTGCTGAATTAGGAGCCTACGTTGTACAAT ctgAACTTGGTGATTATGATCCAAGAAGACACTCAATCGGCTATGTAAGTGAATTTCGTTTTCTCGCAAATCAAACAGCAGAACTTGAATCGAGAATAGTAGAACTTCACAAAACTCTTGT tGGCCAATTACCATCAGCAgctgaattaaattatttggatAAAGTTAAATGGCTCGAAATGTATGGAGTCGATCTCCATCCAGTTTTG GGGGAGGACAACGTCGAGTATTATTTGGGTCTGACACCAAGTGGCATAATTTTACTtcgaaataaaacaaaagttgGAAATTACTATTGGCCacgtattaataaaatgtactacaag GGTAGATATTTCATGCTTCGTGtgagtgaaaaaaattctgaagAACGTACACACGGTTTTGAAACACCATCACGTGGTGCATGTCATCATTTATGGAAATGTTGTCAAGAACATCAAggtttttttcgtttaatggCAACTGGACCACCACCATTAAGTCCATATTCACGTTTTCGTTCATGTAGTCCAACTCCATCAGATAAACATAATCATAATTCAATACGTCGTAATCCACAACCAAGATTTAATCGTGCACCAAGTCGTCGTGCACAAAGAAGAGTTGTTGAGGGTCAAGAAATGATTGGTACATATATTGAAACACCAATTAATGAACGTaatattacaacaaataatatacaatcaCATTCACAAAGACAAATTAATAATCCAAGTCCAAGAAGTACAAGAAGTGCACCATGGACACAAAATCAACCAAGAGGTCTTTATACATCATCAAGTCCACGTTCTGTTCGTTCTGCTGGAACAGCACCAGTT ttGTTGAATCGTCTTCATAGAAGAAGTAGCTCTGTTGAGAGTCAAAGTTCTGGTGATAGTCATAGTCGTACTGGTCATAGACGTAGAAGTCACAGTCACAGTCATCGAAGACACAGTCGTCATTCTGATTGTGAATCTGAATTATCAAGAGCATCAGATAGCAGATCCGGTCATCGTAAACATCGTAGAAAACACAGAAGTTCTCGTAATTCAAG aaattcAAATTCAAGACATGAACTTGTTGACTCAGAGCCACAATGGAGAGAAGCACAAAAACGTAGAAATGAAGGACTACAAAAAGCTGTTGTt gtaAGTCATACTGAGCCAAGAAGAAGACACAGAAGTAGACACAGATCACCATCACAAAAATTACCAGATGAATTAAAAAg acATCTTGAATTTAGTCTTGTTGATACAAGTGGAATGAGTGAACAACAACGTCGTGAAATATCATACAAAGTTATACAAACacaatcaaaattacaaaatcatcatcaagctgataataatcatggaaatgatattgatttatcaCCACCTAG gaTTGTCGATTGTAGCAGAGCACTTGGAACAATTGAAAGAAGAGACAGAAGATTACGTCAAAGTCGTGATGATATTTATGATACAAGCAGTATGAGAAACAGTCATTATACAGAATTCAAGTATCCTGATATGAGAAATATATACTCAAGAGCTGAGTCAGTACGTAGCAGTAGAATTGTCGTAGGAAATAATGCTGATAGTGGATTTGGTGAAAGTACACCACAGGATATATCATCATGTTGTTCAAGTTCTGCTGATAGTTCCAGGCCAACAAGAATA atgcaAATGAAAATTGGCGATTATAAACATGATTATTTGACAAATCAAGAATTGCCAAATGATCAAACACTGGATGTTGTTCTTCAACCAATAATAtc AACTTTAACAAGACGACCaaggaaattttaa